Proteins co-encoded in one Flavobacteriaceae bacterium MAR_2009_75 genomic window:
- a CDS encoding carboxypeptidase-like protein yields MTFVPKLLILLFLVTGLANGQTISSLIIDSVTKKPVPYATVQLNNRGMITNEEGRFKFSLSQNIKPTDSLFISCIGYNGIGKPLEQFTDSLIYLSPKAIELKEVIVSNKEYTPQEILEFVEDNIENNYFTEFTKKRLFLRETYQNEIIKTDYQIKKSTINAFNKSFLDSVISTIPKTNTYYTEMLGDLYGSGDADEQKLNLIKASELYDKNKDIDLENLEERFNQIVNKNIKTDSYFKVKSGLFGTKIDADEMGDIFEEEIDSTDAIAVNKKLEEELERKKERRKFFSKYKRETLGNLFENLPIFDDTDYNVIFKPRRYDLNLETFTYLGDQAVYVIGYEPDGSPEFKGKLYINADDFALIRMDFENVEPLRDFKLLGVSFKEYLAKGSIIFAKGADQKYHLRYYNIIKGVRAGFKRPLAIIEKNKNVRGRRKQNELKLKVDAAFGNINRYELVVFDEAPISAAQFESYQESNDVLPTYMPNYDPNFWEGYNIIEPNRAIKEFTSEVELTD; encoded by the coding sequence TTGACTTTTGTGCCTAAGCTTTTAATACTTCTTTTTCTGGTCACAGGTTTGGCCAATGGCCAAACAATCTCTTCACTTATTATCGATTCGGTCACGAAAAAGCCGGTACCCTACGCGACGGTTCAATTGAATAATCGTGGAATGATTACTAACGAAGAGGGACGCTTCAAATTCTCTTTATCTCAAAATATCAAACCGACCGACTCCCTTTTTATTTCATGTATCGGTTACAACGGCATAGGCAAGCCGTTGGAACAATTTACCGACAGCCTGATATACCTAAGTCCGAAAGCGATTGAACTGAAAGAGGTTATAGTTTCCAACAAGGAATATACTCCTCAGGAAATTTTGGAATTTGTAGAAGACAACATAGAAAATAACTACTTCACCGAGTTCACCAAAAAACGGCTTTTTCTAAGGGAAACCTATCAGAATGAAATCATAAAGACCGATTATCAAATCAAGAAAAGCACCATTAACGCCTTCAACAAAAGCTTTTTAGATAGTGTAATATCAACCATACCCAAAACCAACACTTACTATACCGAAATGTTGGGAGACCTGTATGGTTCGGGCGATGCCGACGAACAAAAGTTGAATTTGATTAAAGCCTCTGAACTCTACGACAAAAACAAGGATATAGATTTAGAAAATCTAGAGGAAAGATTCAACCAAATTGTCAATAAAAATATTAAAACCGATTCTTATTTTAAAGTAAAATCAGGACTCTTTGGCACCAAAATAGATGCTGACGAGATGGGCGATATTTTTGAAGAGGAAATAGACTCTACCGACGCTATCGCAGTAAATAAAAAATTGGAGGAAGAACTTGAAAGAAAGAAAGAACGCCGAAAATTCTTCTCAAAATACAAGCGGGAAACTTTGGGCAATCTGTTCGAGAACCTGCCCATTTTTGATGATACCGACTATAATGTAATTTTCAAACCGAGGCGCTACGATCTCAATTTAGAAACCTTCACCTATCTAGGTGACCAAGCCGTTTACGTAATTGGTTATGAGCCCGACGGCTCGCCTGAATTCAAGGGGAAACTTTACATCAACGCTGATGACTTCGCCCTCATTCGAATGGATTTTGAAAATGTCGAACCGCTTCGAGACTTCAAATTACTTGGGGTGTCGTTCAAAGAATATCTTGCAAAGGGCAGTATCATATTCGCCAAGGGCGCCGATCAGAAATACCATCTTAGATATTATAACATTATCAAAGGGGTCAGGGCCGGCTTCAAACGACCACTGGCTATAATCGAGAAGAACAAAAATGTTAGGGGCAGACGAAAACAGAACGAACTAAAACTAAAAGTAGATGCTGCCTTCGGTAATATCAATCGCTACGAACTGGTGGTTTTTGATGAAGCCCCAATTAGTGCTGCACAATTCGAGTCGTATCAAGAGAGCAATGATGTACTGCCCACGTACATGCCGAATTACGACCCTAACTTTTGGGAAGGTTATAATATCATAGAACCCAATCGGGCCATAAAAGAATTCACTTCAGAAGTAGAACTGACCGATTAA
- a CDS encoding ferrous iron transport protein B, whose translation MSKQINVALIGNPNTGKTSVFNQLTGLNQKVGNYPGITVEKKEGICKLPRGVKAHILDLPGTYSLNTTSLDESVAVELLLNKNDKDHPDVAVVVSDVENLKRNLLLFTQIKDLNIPAILVINMADRMSRKGITVDIPLLEEKLDTKIALVSTRKSQGIEELKELIADYRSISKAKNVDISVISPEYFNKLKETFPRQDLYKLWLVITQDVNFMPIEKKLINDSSSFSTKSKSELKRLQQKETILRYQFINGILKETYKVDMAVAKGFRATIDKVLTHRVFGYLIFFFILLLIFQAIYSWSEYPMDLIDELFASASEWVKNTLPGGVFTNLLAEGILAGIGGIVIFIPQIAFLFFFISLLEETGYMSRVVFLMDRVMRPFGLSGKSVVPLISGTACAIPAIMATRTIESWKERLITILVTPFTTCSARLPIYLIIIALIIPEGSFLGLGYKPLTLMLLYLIGFGAAIVSAMILHKILNIQSRTFFVVEMPNYKLPLFKNVVYTVWEKTKSFVLGAGKIILAISVVLWFLGSNGYSEEFNNAEEIVTQRIESEGLSAYNQESIAKDISIYEQSFKNNSTSSTINAAAVEDSLQLARAVLTEKAIQQEISSYKLENSYIGNMGKAIEPIVRPLGYDWKIGIAVLTSFAAREVFVGTLATIYSVGSDEEETIKNRMAAEVNPETKEPLFNLASGISLLLFYAFAMQCMSTLAIVKRETNSWKWPTAQLVFMSAFAYIVAFVAYQILN comes from the coding sequence ATGAGCAAACAGATCAACGTTGCCCTCATAGGTAACCCGAACACGGGAAAAACTTCGGTCTTTAACCAACTCACCGGCCTGAACCAAAAAGTGGGCAATTACCCCGGTATTACCGTTGAGAAAAAAGAAGGGATCTGTAAACTGCCCCGAGGTGTAAAAGCTCATATTCTTGATCTTCCGGGCACGTACAGCCTTAACACCACTTCTTTAGACGAAAGTGTAGCGGTCGAGTTGTTATTGAATAAAAATGATAAAGACCACCCTGATGTCGCGGTAGTAGTCTCAGATGTAGAAAACCTGAAACGAAACCTGCTTCTTTTTACCCAGATAAAAGATTTAAATATACCTGCCATTTTGGTCATTAACATGGCAGACCGCATGTCACGAAAGGGCATTACGGTTGATATTCCTCTACTTGAAGAAAAGCTCGATACCAAAATAGCCTTGGTAAGTACCCGTAAAAGCCAAGGAATAGAAGAGCTAAAAGAACTGATTGCCGATTACAGAAGTATTTCAAAGGCCAAAAATGTAGATATTTCCGTTATTTCGCCTGAGTACTTTAACAAACTCAAAGAAACTTTCCCACGTCAAGATCTTTACAAGTTGTGGCTTGTCATCACCCAAGATGTCAATTTTATGCCGATTGAAAAGAAGCTGATCAATGATAGTTCTTCCTTTTCAACCAAATCAAAATCAGAGCTAAAAAGGCTGCAGCAAAAAGAGACTATTCTAAGGTACCAATTCATCAACGGCATCTTAAAGGAGACGTATAAAGTAGATATGGCCGTTGCTAAAGGGTTCAGGGCAACAATCGACAAGGTGTTGACCCACCGTGTTTTTGGTTATCTAATTTTCTTCTTTATTCTTCTATTAATATTTCAAGCCATTTATTCATGGAGTGAATACCCCATGGACCTCATAGACGAACTGTTCGCTTCGGCAAGTGAATGGGTAAAAAACACACTGCCTGGCGGAGTGTTTACCAATCTTTTGGCAGAAGGAATTCTCGCAGGTATCGGAGGTATCGTAATATTCATTCCGCAAATTGCATTTCTTTTCTTTTTTATCTCGCTTTTAGAAGAAACGGGGTACATGAGCAGGGTGGTCTTTCTGATGGACCGTGTGATGCGACCGTTCGGTCTAAGCGGAAAAAGTGTGGTACCCTTAATTTCAGGTACCGCTTGCGCCATACCCGCAATTATGGCCACCCGAACGATTGAAAGTTGGAAGGAGAGGCTAATTACCATCTTGGTCACCCCATTTACTACCTGTTCGGCAAGGTTACCGATTTACCTGATCATTATAGCGCTGATCATACCCGAAGGAAGCTTTCTTGGCTTAGGCTACAAGCCGCTCACCCTAATGCTACTCTACCTTATAGGTTTTGGGGCCGCCATAGTTTCGGCCATGATATTGCATAAAATACTCAACATTCAAAGCCGTACTTTCTTTGTGGTAGAAATGCCGAATTACAAACTTCCACTTTTTAAAAATGTGGTGTATACTGTTTGGGAAAAGACCAAAAGTTTCGTGCTTGGTGCAGGTAAAATAATTTTGGCCATATCGGTGGTTCTCTGGTTTTTGGGTTCTAACGGATACTCAGAAGAATTCAATAATGCAGAAGAAATAGTAACCCAACGCATCGAGTCAGAGGGTCTTTCCGCATATAATCAAGAAAGTATTGCTAAAGACATTTCCATTTATGAGCAAAGCTTTAAGAACAATAGTACTTCAAGCACCATAAATGCTGCCGCAGTTGAAGATTCGCTACAGCTTGCGCGAGCGGTATTAACCGAAAAGGCCATACAGCAAGAAATTTCAAGTTATAAACTCGAGAATTCATATATAGGAAACATGGGGAAAGCGATAGAGCCCATCGTTAGGCCCCTGGGCTATGACTGGAAAATCGGTATCGCCGTACTTACATCCTTCGCCGCTAGAGAGGTATTCGTAGGTACCTTGGCGACAATTTACAGTGTCGGAAGTGACGAAGAAGAGACCATTAAAAATCGTATGGCCGCTGAAGTGAATCCTGAGACCAAAGAGCCCTTGTTCAATCTAGCCTCGGGTATCTCACTGCTTTTGTTCTATGCCTTTGCGATGCAATGTATGAGTACCTTGGCCATTGTAAAAAGAGAGACCAATTCATGGAAATGGCCTACCGCCCAATTGGTTTTTATGAGCGCTTTTGCCTATATTGTAGCTTTCGTGGCCTACCAAATACTTAATTAG
- a CDS encoding ferrous iron transport protein A, whose product MTATVAQLRRGQKGIIKEFSDDSLPIKLLELGCLPGNQIEMIQIAPLNDPIYINVNGSHIAIRRETAHLIELDLIEDTHTL is encoded by the coding sequence TTGACAGCAACGGTCGCACAGTTACGGAGAGGGCAAAAGGGAATTATCAAAGAGTTTTCTGACGATTCGTTACCCATTAAACTTTTAGAATTGGGTTGTTTACCTGGTAATCAGATAGAAATGATACAGATTGCGCCGCTCAACGACCCTATATATATCAATGTAAACGGTTCTCACATCGCAATTAGAAGAGAAACTGCACATCTAATTGAATTAGACCTTATCGAAGACACCCATACCCTATGA
- a CDS encoding protein SCO1/2 — translation MRSFFGKYKLFGLVLFCLSAVIIYLFYNALQPKEMLAIYQPSMVNPELVDSTVQYVKKYHTVADFSLINQNGETVTQKDYDQKIYIADFFFTTCPTICPIMTNNMVDIQNRTKNDAEVMLLSHSVTPQIDSVAQLKKYALEKGVDDRRWNLVTGDKKQIYELARKSYLAVKDDGDGGPYDMIHTENFILVDKERRIRGFYDGTKKEEVDQLMNDLEILKESYRD, via the coding sequence ATGCGATCATTTTTCGGCAAGTACAAACTTTTCGGGCTAGTGCTGTTCTGTCTGTCGGCAGTCATTATCTACCTCTTTTACAATGCCCTTCAGCCCAAAGAAATGCTCGCTATTTACCAACCTTCAATGGTCAACCCCGAACTGGTCGATAGCACAGTTCAATATGTGAAAAAATACCATACCGTAGCCGATTTTTCATTGATCAACCAAAATGGCGAGACCGTTACCCAAAAAGATTACGACCAAAAAATTTATATCGCCGACTTTTTCTTTACAACTTGCCCTACCATCTGCCCTATTATGACCAATAATATGGTCGATATTCAAAATCGAACCAAAAATGATGCTGAAGTAATGTTGTTGTCACACTCGGTAACTCCGCAAATTGATTCGGTCGCTCAACTAAAAAAGTATGCTTTGGAAAAGGGAGTCGATGACCGCAGGTGGAATTTAGTCACCGGTGATAAAAAACAGATTTACGAGCTGGCCAGAAAATCGTACCTCGCAGTGAAAGATGATGGCGATGGAGGACCCTACGATATGATACATACCGAAAATTTTATTTTGGTGGATAAGGAACGACGCATTCGCGGATTTTACGATGGCACTAAAAAGGAAGAAGTCGATCAGCTTATGAATGACCTAGAAATTTTAAAGGAGTCTTACAGAGACTAG
- a CDS encoding regulator of sigma E protease, which yields MSPLLIKTIQFFLSLSLLIVLHELGHFIPAKLFKTRVEKFYLFFDVKFSLFKKKIGETVYGIGWLPLGGYVKIAGMIDESMDTEAMKEEPKEWEFRSKPAWQRLIIMIGGVTVNFILALIIYIGMAYAYGEQIIPGDSLSAGVHVVEEEIGDKIGIQTGDKILAIDGEEIRDFNTVFNDLVSGSSITIERDGQVIEQEIPVDFISTLIDDMDRARFFTLRMPFIVGSIPSESPNKDSGLQKADEIVAIGDQKVEFFDQVGPILENYKGAKVNLTVARENNVRKEIPVVISDSAKIGVFPGRPTMKDMEERGLLRLETLKYSFTESIPAGFNKGVSTLTGYLKQLKKIFNPDTGAYKGVGGFAAIGGLFPDSWNWEIFWATTAFLSIMLAVLNLLPIPALDGGHVMFLLYEIVTGRKPSDKFLEYAQMVGFFLLLALILFANGNDLYRWITSK from the coding sequence ATGAGTCCATTATTGATCAAGACCATTCAATTTTTTTTAAGTCTTTCCCTGTTGATCGTACTTCATGAATTAGGTCATTTTATACCCGCAAAACTTTTTAAAACACGAGTAGAAAAGTTCTATCTGTTTTTTGACGTTAAGTTCTCCCTTTTCAAGAAAAAGATAGGCGAAACCGTTTACGGTATAGGTTGGCTACCCCTGGGTGGTTATGTGAAGATTGCCGGTATGATCGATGAGAGTATGGATACCGAGGCCATGAAAGAAGAACCCAAAGAGTGGGAGTTTCGCAGCAAACCGGCCTGGCAGCGTTTGATTATAATGATCGGCGGTGTCACCGTGAACTTTATTCTGGCCTTGATTATTTATATCGGTATGGCCTATGCGTATGGTGAGCAGATTATACCTGGCGATAGTTTATCTGCCGGGGTTCATGTGGTCGAAGAGGAAATTGGGGATAAAATAGGCATTCAGACCGGCGATAAAATTTTAGCTATCGACGGGGAAGAAATCAGGGATTTTAATACCGTTTTCAATGACTTGGTAAGCGGAAGCAGCATTACGATAGAACGTGATGGGCAAGTAATTGAACAGGAAATACCCGTAGACTTTATTTCTACCCTTATCGATGATATGGATCGGGCAAGATTTTTCACCTTACGCATGCCCTTTATCGTGGGTAGTATTCCGTCAGAGTCACCTAATAAAGATTCCGGTCTACAGAAAGCTGATGAAATTGTTGCTATCGGTGATCAAAAAGTAGAATTTTTTGACCAAGTAGGGCCAATTCTTGAAAATTATAAAGGTGCCAAGGTGAATTTGACCGTGGCTCGTGAAAATAATGTAAGAAAGGAGATACCTGTTGTAATCAGTGATTCGGCGAAAATCGGTGTTTTCCCGGGGCGACCGACCATGAAAGACATGGAGGAGAGAGGTCTTTTACGATTGGAAACACTTAAATATTCGTTTACGGAGTCAATACCTGCGGGCTTCAATAAAGGGGTAAGTACCTTAACGGGCTATTTGAAACAACTAAAGAAAATTTTTAATCCTGATACGGGGGCGTATAAAGGTGTGGGCGGATTTGCTGCCATTGGCGGACTTTTCCCCGATTCTTGGAACTGGGAAATCTTTTGGGCCACAACAGCCTTTCTATCGATTATGTTGGCCGTATTGAACCTGTTGCCCATACCGGCATTAGATGGTGGGCACGTGATGTTTCTGTTGTATGAAATTGTTACAGGTAGAAAGCCAAGTGACAAATTTTTAGAGTATGCGCAAATGGTAGGTTTCTTTTTATTGTTGGCACTTATACTGTTCGCAAACGGTAATGACCTTTATCGATGGATTACCAGTAAATAG